DNA sequence from the Thiosulfativibrio zosterae genome:
CCACCGCCAAAGAGCCTGCGGCGGCGGTAATCATGCCGGGGCGACCGCCAAATATTGCGGTAATCATGCCCACAATAATAGCGGCATATAAACCCACTAAAGGGTGAACGCCAGCCACAAAAGCAAAGGCCACCGCCTCTGGCACCAATGCCAAAGCAACCGTAATACCCGATAAGGTGTCGTTTTTGTAAACACGCCAATCGAAATTGGCTTGTGGTGTTGGATTCATGCTAAAACTTCCTTTCCTAAAATTTAACGCATGATTTTAACAGAATGTGGCTAAAATAGGGCAGCAACCCCAACACAGAATAGAACTTCAAGAGGAAAAAGGCATGTGGATTCACCATATTGGCGAAATTGCGATTGGATTATTTGTATTATTATTTGCTGCGCATTTTGGTTTACATTTTTTATTTAAATGGCAAAAGCACCGTCGTCAGGCAGACGAACACAAATCTGAAAATACCCAAGAAAAGTAAAAAAAAGCCGCTAAATTTAACCAGCACCCTAAAGGGCATAAAGCCTGGTTGTTTTTAACGGCTTTTTTAGGTTTAAAACGGTTTTAAATGGCGTAATTAAACCAAATAAGTACAGCAGTAATCCGCAACGGTTTTGACTTTAATACCAAACTTAGAATGGGCAGGCACTTCAAAGGTTTCACCTGCTGGAATGGTTTGCCATTGCGTTTGGCCAGGCAATAAAACTTCAACTTCACCGGCTAACATTTCCATGATTTCAGCGGCATCTGTCCCAAACTCGTACTCACCTGGCATCATGATACCTAGGGTTTTATAAGAACCATCCGCAAAAATAACCTTACGGCTAGTTACCTTACCTTCAAAATACACATTGGCTTCACGCACAACGGTGACATTGTTAAATTCAGACATGTTTTTTCCT
Encoded proteins:
- a CDS encoding pyrimidine/purine nucleoside phosphorylase; amino-acid sequence: MSEFNNVTVVREANVYFEGKVTSRKVIFADGSYKTLGIMMPGEYEFGTDAAEIMEMLAGEVEVLLPGQTQWQTIPAGETFEVPAHSKFGIKVKTVADYCCTYLV